A single genomic interval of Coturnix japonica isolate 7356 chromosome 14, Coturnix japonica 2.1, whole genome shotgun sequence harbors:
- the MAPK8IP3 gene encoding C-Jun-amino-terminal kinase-interacting protein 3, which yields MGKEVGNLLLENSQLLETKNALNVVKNDLIAKVDQLSGEQEVLKGELEATKQAKAKMETRVKELEEELKRVKSEAIVARREPKEEVEDGSSPLQDNIPIAQRRRFTRVEMARVLMERNQYKERLMELQEAVRWTEMIRASREHPSVQEKKKSTIWQFFSRLFSSSSSPPPAKRTYPSVNIHYKSPTTAGFSQRRSHTMCQISSGSRTLEFFPEDDCTSSARREQKREQYRQVREHVRNDDGRLQACGWSLPAKYKQLSPNGGQEDTRMKNVPVPVYCRPLVEKDPTMKLWCAAGVNLTGWRPLDQEAGNGQKLDPGRDPLTCDREVEGENNKSNHTSPEKKKAKELHEMDATSSRVWILTSTLSTSKVVIIDANQPGTVVDQFTVCNAHVLCISSIPAASESDYPPGEIFLEGDVNPEESSGTDGVLAGITLVGCATRCNVPRSNCSSRGDTPVLDKGQSEVAAVCNGKINQSQSTEEATEATEVPENGTSETEPVQARPGPLTEHVFTDPVPAQAPLRQNGENGQLKTESSTALPDQELNGDAAGTCTSAAPTMWLGAQNGWLYVHSAVSNWKKCLHSIKLKDSVLSLVHVKGRVLVALADGTLAIFHRGEDRQWDLSNYHLMDLGHTHHSIRCMAVVYDRVWCGYKNKIHVIQPKTMQIEKSFDAHPRRESQVRQLAWIGDGVWVSIRLDSTLRLYHAHSHQHLQDVDIEPYVSKMLGTGKLGFSFVRITALLIAGNRLWVGTGNGVVISIPLTETVVLHRGQLLGLRANKTSPTSGEGSRSGGVIHVYGDDNSDKSASSFIPYCSMAQAQLCFHGHRDAVKFFVSVPGNVLATLNGSVLDSPSENPSTAATETEGQKLKNVLVLSGGEGYIDFRIGDGEDDETEENAGDATQVKPVLSKAERSHIIVWQVSYIPE from the exons atGGGCAAAGAAGTTGGCAATCTGCTGTTGGAGAACTCACAGCTACTGGAGACCAA aaatgctttgaaCGTTGTGAAGAATGATCTGATTGCCAAGGTGGACCAGTTGTCTGGAGAACAAGAAGTGCTGAAGGGAGAGCTTGAGGCAACGAAGCAAGCCAAAGCCAAAATGGAAACCAGAGTcaaggagctggaggaagagctgaaaag AGTGAAATCTGAAGCGATTGTTGCCCGACGAGAACCCAAAGAAGAGGTGGAGGAT GGCTCCTCCCCTCTGCAGGACAACATCCCCATCGCTCAGCGCCGACGCTTCACCCGCGTGGAAATGGCCCGGGTTCTGATGGAGCGCAATCAATACAAGGAGAGGTTGATGGAGCTCCAGGAGGCTGTCAGGTGGACTGAGATGATCAG AGCTTCCCGTGAGCACCCGTCCGTCCAGGAGAAGAAGAAGTCCACCATTTGGCAGTT CTTCAGCCGTCTGTTCAGTTCCTCCTCGAGTCCCCCACCAGCAAAGAGGACCTACCCATCTGTGAACATCCACTACAAGTCTCCAACCACAGCAGGGTTCAGCCAGCGACGCAGTCACACCATGTGCCAGATCTCCTCTGGCAGCCGCACCCTGGAGTTCTTCCCTGAGGA TGACTGCACGTCCTCAGCTCGCCGTGAGCAGAAGCGGGAGCAGTACCGCCAGGTCCGGGAGCACGTGCGGAACGATGACGGGCGGCTGCAGGCCTGCGGCTGGAGCCTCCCTGCCAAGTACAAGCAG CTGAGCCCCAATGGTGGTCAGGAAGATACTCGCATGAAAAACGTCCCTGTGCCTGTATACTGTCGCCCGCTTGTAGAGAAGGACCCAACCATGAAG CTGTGGTGTGCAGCTGGAGTCAATCTCACGGGATGGAGACCTTTGGACCAGGAGGCTGGGAATGGTCAGAAATTGGATCCTGGACGGGATCCTCTCACCTGTGATCGGGAAGTGGAGGGTGAGAACAACAAAAGTAACCATACgtctccagagaagaaaaag GCAAAGGAGCTTCATGAAATGGATGCCACGTCCAGTCGTGTCTGGATCCTCACCAGTACCCTGTCAACAAGTAAAGTTGTAATCATTGATGCCAATCAGCCTGGCACAGTGGTGGACCAGTTCACTGTCTGCAATGCTCATGTGCTCTGCATCTCCAGCATCCCCG CGGCCAGTGAGAGTGATTACCCTCCAGGAGAGATCTTTCTGGAGGGAGATGTAAATCCTGAAGAGTCGTCTGGAACAGATGGTGTCTTGGCAGGAATCACTCTGGTGGGCTGTGCAACTCGCTGCAACGTGCCACGAAGCAACTGTTCCTCGCGTGGTGACACACCTGTGCTGGACAAGGGACAGA GTGAAGTGGCTGCTGTCTGCAATGGGAAGATCAACCAATCTCAGTCAACAGAGGAGGCAACAGAAGCTACAGAGGTGCCAGAGAATGGTACAAGTGAGACAGAGCCTGTTCAAGCCCGCCCTGGACCCCTCACAGAGCACGTGTTTACAGACCCAGTCCCTGCCCAGGCACCTCTTCGGCAGAACGG GGAGAATGGGCAGCTGAAGACAGAGTcgagcacagcactgccagacCAGGAGCTGaatggggatgctgctgggacGTGCACCAGTGCTGCCCCCACCATGTGGCTGGGAGCACAGAATGGCTG GCTTTACGTGCACTCCGCTGTATCTAACTGGAAGAAGTGTCTGCACTCAATAAAGCTGAAGGACTCCGTGCTGAGTTTAGT GCATGTGAAAGGAAGGGTCCTCGTTGCTCTGGCAGATGGAACACTGGCCATATTCCACCGAGGAGAAG ATCGTCAGTGGGATCTCAGTAATTACCACCTAATGGACCTTGGTCACACTCACCATTCTATCCGCTGCATGGCTGTTGTGTATGACAGAGTCTGGTGTGGCTACAAGAACAAAATCCATGTTATTCAACCTAAGACAATGCAGATTGAG AAGTCCTTTGATGCCCACCCTCGGCGCGAGAGCCAGGTGCGACAGCTGGCGTGGATTGGAGATGGAGTGTGGGTTTCCATCCGCCTGGATTCCACCCTGAGGCTTTACCATGCCCACAGCCATCAACACCTGCAGGACGTTGACATTGAGCCTTACGTCAGCAAGATGCTGG GTACTGGGAAATTGGGCTTCTCGTTTGTACGGATTACAGCCCTGCTCATTGCTGGCAATCGTCTCTGGGTGGGAACAGGGAACGGTGTTGTCATCTCCATTCCACTGACTGAGA CTGTAGTCCTCCACCGAGGCCAACTCCTTGGGCTCCGGG CCAACAAGACCTCACCCACCTCTGGAGAGGGCAGCCGCTCCGGGGGGGTCATCCACGTGTACGGTGACGACAACAGCGACAAATCTGCCAGCAGTTTTATTCCCTACTGCTCCATGGCTCAGGCACAGCTCTGTTTCCACGGTCACCGCGATGCTGTCAAGTTCTTTGTCTCTGTGCCTG GCAATGTCCTCGCAACCTTGAATGGGAGCGTGTTGGACAGCCCGTCGGAGaaccccagcacagcagccacgGAGACCGAGGGGCAGAAGCTGAAGAATGTCCTGGTGCTGAGTGGAGGAGAAGGGTACATTGATTTCCGGATCG GGGATGGAGAAGATGATGAGACAGAGGAGAATGCAGGAGATGCCACCCAGGTGAAGCCAGTACTTTCTAAGGCAGAGAGGAGCCACATTATTGTGTGGCAGGTATCCTATATCCCAGAGTGA